A single Stutzerimonas stutzeri DNA region contains:
- a CDS encoding 3'-5' exonuclease has translation MNMPWFKLRGPILTFEQLQRRDRLPAPAALDACPLPEQRMVVLDLETSGLDMRRDVVLSIGAVTIENGGIDLGRQFESTLLRPAQKISESVLIHGIAPSVLEAGEEPAEALLDLMEFIGDSPVLAFHAGFDQRMLARALRQTLGYKLRHSFLDVAELAPMLRPDNRPRHNGLDEWCSHFGLQVAQRHHASADALATAELALILLSKARRQGLVNLAALNLRLANWRRRQRAQLM, from the coding sequence CGGCCCGATCCTGACCTTTGAACAACTGCAACGGCGCGATCGGTTGCCCGCGCCCGCGGCGCTGGATGCCTGCCCGCTGCCGGAACAACGCATGGTGGTGCTCGATCTGGAAACCAGCGGGCTGGACATGCGCCGCGACGTCGTACTGTCCATTGGCGCAGTGACCATCGAGAACGGCGGTATCGATCTGGGCCGGCAATTCGAATCAACACTGCTGCGACCGGCTCAGAAAATCAGCGAGAGCGTGCTGATTCACGGCATTGCGCCGAGCGTGCTGGAAGCCGGTGAAGAACCTGCCGAAGCCTTGCTGGACCTCATGGAGTTCATCGGCGACAGTCCGGTTCTCGCCTTTCATGCCGGTTTCGACCAGCGCATGCTCGCCCGCGCGTTGCGACAGACGCTCGGCTACAAGTTGCGCCATTCGTTTCTGGACGTGGCCGAGCTTGCGCCGATGCTTCGCCCCGACAACCGGCCCCGTCACAATGGGTTGGATGAGTGGTGCAGCCATTTTGGCCTTCAGGTTGCGCAGCGCCACCACGCCAGTGCCGACGCGCTGGCGACGGCCGAACTGGCGCTCATCCTGCTTAGCAAGGCGCGCCGGCAAGGGCTCGTTAACCTCGCGGCGCTGAACCTGCGGCTCGCGAACTGGCGCCGCCGGCAACGCGCACAGTTGATGTAA